One region of Clostridiales bacterium genomic DNA includes:
- a CDS encoding sodium:solute symporter family protein, with product MNVLDVIIILAYFVGMIVLGLIANKKQTGVDDYYLGGRSMGALKIGALWMAGWIGGSSVIGTSSNSYSMGITGVWYVGEIAIGCVLFALVMAKPIKRVSDELRNVTFPELIHARYDQKNSTMASITTILAMIGYTAAQFVAGASILNVLTGWNLGVCYILAAVVIVFYVSTGGLLAVTYTDIVQMALLLLGIVVLAVPLVGSQLHKMGANLVTDLPASFFDLGAWGWPTILALGLSTIMSFFTSMDSYTRCIAARDARTARTGTIYAAVLVLIIAGTSTFLGMAGKLILPDLSSSNNVIAALVVELFPHGLKGLVLIGVLSAIMSTADISVLTGSASLTKDIYQRYINPNASDKTLLRVGFGASLFVGVLGAIFGWFTQDIMNILLITFTINSAGLFLPTLGAFFWKKSCSAGAFASMLSATVIAVVWFIGGKVSSLPLFSIDALWPSFGVSAILYVVICLTHHQTPAEQETAEKFYAAK from the coding sequence TTGAATGTCCTAGACGTCATCATCATCCTGGCATACTTTGTCGGCATGATCGTGCTCGGTCTGATCGCAAACAAAAAACAGACCGGCGTGGATGACTATTATCTGGGCGGCCGCTCGATGGGCGCTCTGAAGATCGGCGCGCTCTGGATGGCCGGCTGGATCGGCGGTTCGTCCGTCATCGGTACATCCTCAAACAGTTATTCCATGGGCATCACCGGCGTCTGGTATGTGGGTGAGATCGCCATCGGCTGCGTGCTCTTCGCGCTCGTCATGGCCAAGCCCATCAAGCGCGTGAGTGACGAGCTGAGGAATGTCACGTTCCCCGAGCTGATCCACGCGCGCTATGACCAGAAAAACAGCACCATGGCCAGCATCACGACCATCCTTGCGATGATCGGCTACACGGCGGCGCAGTTTGTTGCCGGCGCGTCGATCCTGAACGTGCTCACGGGCTGGAATCTCGGCGTGTGCTACATCCTCGCGGCCGTGGTCATCGTGTTCTATGTCTCGACGGGCGGCCTGCTCGCCGTGACGTATACCGACATCGTGCAGATGGCGCTGCTGCTGCTCGGCATTGTCGTTCTGGCGGTGCCGCTGGTCGGCTCGCAGCTGCACAAGATGGGCGCAAACCTCGTCACCGACCTGCCGGCGAGCTTCTTCGACCTCGGCGCGTGGGGCTGGCCGACGATCCTCGCGCTCGGCCTGTCGACCATCATGTCGTTTTTCACGAGCATGGACAGCTACACCCGCTGCATCGCGGCCCGGGACGCCAGGACCGCCCGCACCGGCACGATCTATGCGGCTGTGCTCGTGCTCATCATCGCCGGCACCAGCACGTTCCTCGGCATGGCCGGCAAACTCATCCTGCCCGACCTGTCGTCGTCCAACAACGTCATTGCGGCGCTCGTGGTCGAGCTCTTCCCGCACGGGCTCAAGGGCCTCGTGCTCATCGGCGTGCTCAGCGCCATCATGTCCACGGCGGACATTTCCGTCCTGACCGGTTCGGCCAGCCTGACGAAGGATATCTACCAGCGCTACATCAACCCCAACGCATCGGACAAGACGCTGCTGCGTGTGGGCTTCGGCGCGTCCCTGTTCGTGGGCGTGCTCGGCGCGATCTTCGGCTGGTTCACGCAGGACATCATGAACATCCTGCTCATCACGTTCACCATCAACTCGGCCGGCCTGTTTCTGCCGACGCTCGGCGCGTTCTTCTGGAAGAAGTCGTGCTCGGCGGGCGCATTCGCGTCCATGCTCTCGGCGACGGTCATCGCCGTCGTTTGGTTCATCGGTGGCAAGGTCAGCTCGCTGCCGCTGTTTTCCATCGACGCGCTCTGGCCCAGCTTCGGCGTGTCGGCCATCCTGTACGTCGTTATCTGCCTGACGCACCACCAGACCCCGGCGGAGCAGGAAACGGCGGAGAAATTCTACGCGGCGAAGTGA
- a CDS encoding heavy metal translocating P-type ATPase produces the protein MKDISLRILDMECAACVARLDRALEKLPGVQRAAVNYTAASALITYDERVTDLAAIAARVKRAGFRVPVAEQDLLPAEADAETAAAAAAALRAVFGVKGVAVQADGTLTAYLWPIGVDGRDLAAACAVAGCAVTPGELRGGDADQELEKRMDLLKTLVTSACCTAPLMLEMHPKLQFLAGTALQFGPGRYFYKSAWRGLRNRTFGMDFLVSLSSTLIYLYSAYVTFTPRRSYKLYFASDGVLLSLILFGKYMEQVAAGEANSAIRKLMHLQPRTAMVQRGDTFVELPVDQIAEHDLVRIRPGERVPVDGTVVSGQCAVDESMLTGESMPVDKAPGDKVIGGSLNRSGSAIVSAEALGKASVLEQIIQIVRQAQCEKAPVQRFADKVAHWFVPGVIGAAALTFLIWYRRIAPRNLERALLTCCDVLSVACPCALGLATPTGLMVGSGRAAEHGILFKSGAELENAYKADCVVFDKTGTLTNGAPALTDVCPCSGVRLAAALEQCSDHPLARAVTAYAQQQSDAPLPPVEDFSYALGRGVRGTVAGAAVVCGSRTWLHELGIDTAALAALPDLHAQAKTELCVTRCGVVLGALGIADTRKSEAAAVVAQLRAAGKEVWMMTGDHARTAEAIAAEVGIGHVLSEVRPDEKAAAIERLRAQGKTVCMVGDGINDTPALAVADCAVAMGGGSDIAIESAGILLPSGNLEKLPELFDISRATIRTIRQNLTWALFYNLVSIPVAALGVLHPSICATAMSASSIGVLMHSLRLKDSDKKERRFPWKKKS, from the coding sequence ATGAAAGACATCTCGCTGAGGATTCTGGACATGGAGTGCGCCGCGTGCGTGGCGCGGCTGGACCGCGCGCTGGAAAAGCTGCCGGGCGTGCAGCGCGCGGCGGTGAACTACACCGCCGCGTCGGCGCTCATCACCTATGACGAGCGCGTGACCGATCTCGCCGCGATCGCGGCGCGGGTCAAACGCGCGGGCTTTCGCGTGCCGGTCGCGGAGCAGGATCTGCTCCCGGCGGAAGCGGACGCGGAAACGGCAGCCGCCGCCGCGGCCGCGCTGCGCGCGGTGTTCGGCGTCAAGGGCGTGGCCGTGCAGGCGGACGGCACGCTCACGGCGTACCTGTGGCCCATCGGCGTGGACGGGCGCGATCTCGCCGCGGCCTGCGCGGTCGCGGGCTGCGCCGTCACGCCCGGCGAGCTGCGCGGCGGCGACGCGGATCAGGAGCTGGAAAAGCGCATGGATCTGCTCAAGACGCTCGTGACCTCGGCCTGCTGCACGGCGCCGCTCATGCTCGAGATGCACCCGAAGCTGCAGTTTCTGGCCGGGACGGCGCTGCAGTTCGGCCCCGGGCGGTATTTTTACAAGAGCGCGTGGCGCGGGCTGCGCAATCGCACGTTCGGCATGGACTTTCTCGTCTCGCTCTCGTCCACGCTCATCTATCTCTACAGCGCTTACGTGACGTTCACGCCGCGCCGCAGCTACAAGCTCTACTTTGCGTCCGACGGGGTGCTGCTCTCGCTCATCCTCTTCGGCAAATATATGGAGCAGGTCGCGGCCGGGGAGGCCAACTCCGCCATCCGCAAGCTCATGCACCTGCAGCCGCGCACGGCCATGGTGCAGCGCGGGGACACGTTTGTCGAGCTGCCGGTCGACCAGATCGCGGAACACGACCTGGTGCGCATCCGTCCCGGCGAGCGCGTACCGGTCGACGGCACGGTCGTCAGCGGTCAGTGCGCGGTCGACGAGTCCATGCTCACCGGCGAGAGCATGCCGGTGGACAAAGCGCCCGGCGACAAGGTCATCGGCGGCAGCCTCAACCGCTCCGGCTCGGCCATCGTCTCGGCCGAGGCGCTGGGCAAGGCGTCCGTGCTCGAGCAGATCATCCAGATCGTGCGCCAGGCCCAGTGCGAAAAAGCACCCGTGCAGCGCTTTGCCGACAAGGTCGCGCACTGGTTCGTGCCGGGCGTCATCGGCGCGGCGGCGCTGACGTTCCTCATCTGGTACCGGCGCATTGCGCCGCGCAACCTTGAGCGCGCGCTGCTCACCTGCTGCGACGTGCTGTCGGTCGCGTGCCCGTGCGCGCTCGGCCTCGCCACGCCGACGGGGCTCATGGTCGGCTCGGGCCGCGCGGCGGAGCACGGCATCCTCTTCAAGAGCGGCGCGGAGCTTGAAAACGCTTACAAGGCCGACTGTGTCGTCTTTGACAAGACCGGCACGCTCACGAACGGCGCGCCCGCGCTCACGGACGTCTGCCCGTGCAGCGGCGTGCGGCTCGCCGCCGCGCTCGAGCAGTGCTCGGATCACCCGCTGGCGCGTGCCGTCACGGCGTATGCGCAGCAGCAGTCCGACGCGCCGCTGCCGCCGGTGGAGGACTTTTCCTACGCGCTCGGCCGCGGCGTGCGCGGCACGGTCGCAGGTGCGGCCGTCGTCTGCGGCAGCCGGACGTGGCTCCATGAGCTGGGCATCGACACGGCTGCGCTTGCCGCGCTGCCGGATCTGCACGCGCAGGCCAAGACGGAGCTGTGCGTCACGCGCTGCGGCGTCGTGCTCGGCGCGCTCGGCATCGCCGACACGCGCAAGAGCGAGGCGGCCGCCGTCGTCGCGCAGCTGCGCGCGGCGGGCAAGGAGGTCTGGATGATGACGGGCGATCATGCCCGCACGGCCGAGGCCATCGCGGCCGAAGTCGGCATCGGCCACGTGCTTTCCGAGGTGCGGCCCGACGAGAAGGCCGCCGCCATCGAGCGCCTGCGCGCGCAGGGGAAAACGGTCTGCATGGTCGGCGACGGCATCAACGACACGCCGGCGCTCGCCGTGGCGGACTGCGCGGTCGCCATGGGCGGCGGGTCGGACATCGCCATCGAGTCGGCGGGCATCCTGCTGCCGTCCGGCAATCTGGAAAAGCTGCCGGAGCTGTTTGACATTTCCCGCGCGACCATCCGCACCATCCGCCAGAACCTGACGTGGGCGCTGTTTTATAACCTCGTCAGCATCCCGGTCGCGGCGCTCGGCGTGCTGCATCCGTCCATCTGCGCCACGGCCATGTCGGCCAGCTCGATCGGCGTGCTCATGCACTCGCTGCGGCTCAAGGACAGCGACAAAAAGGAGAGACGTTTCCCATGGAAGAAAAAGTCCTGA
- a CDS encoding hydrogenase maturation nickel metallochaperone HypA — protein sequence MVIPKYVEDIYPVVVGDTWLKDTKLVINVIPGMAECDECNELFHVIEHEGYCPNCGSFEKIILSGKDFLIREIHIPEG from the coding sequence CTGGTCATCCCCAAGTATGTTGAGGATATATATCCCGTCGTCGTTGGGGATACATGGCTCAAGGACACAAAGCTTGTGATAAATGTCATTCCCGGCATGGCTGAATGCGACGAATGCAACGAGCTGTTCCATGTCATTGAGCACGAGGGCTATTGCCCCAACTGCGGCAGCTTTGAAAAAATCATACTTTCGGGCAAGGATTTTCTCATCCGCGAGATACACATACCCGAAGGCTGA
- a CDS encoding DUF362 domain-containing protein: MEPAKVYFSDLRADEISTLEKLHRLMKAAGFEQIDFKDKYVAIKLHFGEPGNMAYLRPNWARVVCDYVRELGGKPFLTDCNTLYVGGRANALDHLDSAMRNGYSPMTTGAQCIIADGLKGEDYDLVPIRGGKYLRAAKIGRAIMDADIFISLSHAKGHVSAGFGGALKNIGMGCGSRAGKEEMHSSGKPIVDQDKCIGCGKCVENCAHNGPHIENGKCTILKYKCTGCGRCINVCPMHAIHADYAIANELLNCKIAEYAKAVVDGRPSFHIALALDVSPCCDCHNFSDVPIVPNVGMFASFDPVALDTACADMINAQPVNPNSVIAREHDHPHDHFTAAHPDTDWRAAVEHGEAIGLGTTHYELVTV; the protein is encoded by the coding sequence ATGGAACCTGCAAAAGTATATTTTTCCGATCTGCGCGCGGATGAGATCAGCACGCTCGAGAAGCTGCACCGGCTCATGAAGGCGGCCGGCTTTGAGCAGATCGATTTCAAGGACAAGTATGTCGCCATCAAGCTCCACTTCGGCGAGCCGGGCAACATGGCCTATCTGCGCCCGAACTGGGCGCGCGTCGTGTGCGACTATGTGCGCGAGCTCGGCGGCAAGCCGTTTCTCACCGACTGCAACACGCTCTATGTCGGCGGCCGCGCCAACGCGCTCGACCATCTCGACAGCGCCATGCGCAACGGCTACTCGCCCATGACCACCGGCGCGCAGTGCATCATTGCCGACGGGCTCAAGGGCGAGGACTACGACCTCGTGCCCATCCGCGGCGGCAAATATCTGCGCGCGGCGAAGATCGGCCGCGCCATCATGGATGCCGATATCTTCATCTCTCTCTCGCATGCCAAGGGCCACGTGTCCGCCGGCTTCGGCGGCGCGCTCAAGAACATCGGCATGGGCTGCGGCTCGCGCGCCGGCAAGGAGGAGATGCACAGCTCCGGCAAGCCCATCGTCGATCAGGATAAGTGCATCGGCTGCGGCAAGTGCGTGGAAAACTGCGCCCACAACGGCCCGCACATCGAAAACGGCAAGTGCACCATCCTGAAATATAAGTGCACCGGCTGCGGCCGCTGCATCAACGTCTGCCCGATGCACGCCATCCATGCGGACTATGCGATCGCAAACGAGCTGCTCAACTGCAAGATCGCCGAGTATGCCAAGGCGGTCGTCGACGGCCGCCCGTCGTTCCACATCGCGCTCGCGCTCGACGTGTCGCCCTGCTGCGACTGCCACAATTTCAGCGACGTGCCGATCGTGCCGAATGTGGGCATGTTCGCGTCCTTCGACCCCGTGGCGCTCGACACCGCCTGCGCCGATATGATCAACGCCCAGCCGGTCAACCCGAACAGCGTCATCGCGCGTGAGCATGACCATCCGCACGACCACTTCACGGCCGCGCACCCGGACACCGACTGGCGCGCCGCCGTCGAGCACGGCGAGGCCATCGGCCTCGGCACGACGCACTACGAGCTCGTGACGGTGTGA
- a CDS encoding 5'-methylthioadenosine/adenosylhomocysteine nucleosidase, whose amino-acid sequence MAYGRIGVIGAMDSELAALIAALTQPAQETVQGLVFRTGRLGAREVVLVRCGIGKVSAARCTQVLIDRFAPGAVINTGIAGGLASGLAVGDIVVADGLVQHDFDAAPIGFVRGCVCMGDPGAPTVFAPDAVLSALLAQTAGNAIGAQRVHRGLVATGDQFISGAAAKAAIRRAFPAAMAAEMEGGAVAQAASMSGVPFAVVRAISDLADGTAAASFEQFEQHAADASAAAVLQALALLD is encoded by the coding sequence TTGGCTTATGGCCGGATCGGCGTCATCGGCGCCATGGATTCGGAGCTCGCCGCGCTCATCGCGGCGCTCACGCAGCCCGCGCAGGAGACCGTACAGGGGCTGGTCTTTCGCACGGGCCGCCTGGGCGCGCGGGAGGTCGTGCTCGTCCGGTGCGGCATCGGCAAAGTCAGCGCGGCGCGCTGCACGCAGGTGCTCATCGACCGGTTCGCGCCCGGCGCGGTCATCAACACCGGCATCGCAGGCGGGCTGGCAAGCGGCCTCGCCGTCGGCGACATCGTGGTGGCTGACGGGCTGGTGCAGCACGATTTTGATGCCGCGCCCATCGGCTTCGTGCGCGGCTGCGTGTGCATGGGCGACCCCGGCGCGCCGACGGTGTTCGCGCCCGACGCGGTGCTGTCCGCGCTGCTGGCGCAGACGGCCGGCAACGCGATCGGCGCGCAGCGGGTGCACCGCGGCCTGGTCGCCACGGGCGACCAGTTCATCTCCGGCGCGGCGGCAAAGGCCGCCATCCGCCGCGCGTTCCCGGCCGCCATGGCGGCGGAGATGGAGGGCGGCGCGGTCGCGCAGGCGGCGAGCATGAGCGGCGTGCCGTTTGCCGTGGTGCGTGCGATCTCGGATCTGGCCGACGGCACGGCCGCCGCGTCGTTCGAGCAGTTCGAGCAGCACGCGGCCGATGCGTCGGCCGCGGCCGTTTTGCAGGCGCTCGCGCTGCTGGACTGA
- a CDS encoding amidohydrolase codes for MELYTNARFISCEKENRIYTAMAVKGGHIVWLGDESSIPPRYGKAKRVDLGGATVTPAFGDTHMHFGSLCVFENTFYLMDVKNFAEAKAAVRRYADSHRKNKVLMGYGCTANTVAEHRLPEKRDLDDWTERPLMVMKYDGHAAVCNSAMLALLSDKVKSDPGCNTETGWLYQSAFYNGVNEATAYIPTMDIIRGLSGGAEYLASVGIGLVHTVEGVGFANDLDIDMIKILAPGLPQAFRIFFQTMDLKAVKKHGFKRVGGCFKLALDGCFGSEDAALKEPYANNPNNYGVLNYPQERVNEFAIGANREGWQITMHAIGDAAVEQCITAYEAAYADKPWDDARHVMIHVCLASEEQLKRAAKIKLCIAAQSPFIYWKQEPDEYLCSVLGRERTDRLNALGTMHRLGLIVGDGSDGPCTRPKPLYGMACSVNHPNPDERISRLDALRMITANPAYMSHEENKRGTLAPGMIADFVVLGDDPLTAEDIAGIEVKALYLHGKKHVAKKIGVAGLLARAIIKRITQREYI; via the coding sequence ATGGAGCTTTATACGAACGCCAGATTCATCTCCTGCGAAAAGGAAAACCGCATTTACACCGCGATGGCGGTAAAGGGCGGTCACATCGTGTGGCTCGGCGATGAAAGCAGCATCCCTCCGCGCTACGGCAAGGCAAAACGGGTCGATCTCGGCGGCGCGACGGTAACGCCTGCGTTCGGCGACACGCATATGCATTTCGGCTCGCTGTGCGTTTTCGAGAACACATTCTATCTCATGGATGTCAAAAATTTTGCCGAAGCAAAGGCGGCGGTCAGGCGCTATGCCGACAGTCACCGGAAAAACAAGGTGCTCATGGGCTACGGCTGCACCGCGAACACCGTTGCCGAGCATCGGCTGCCCGAAAAGCGCGATCTTGACGACTGGACGGAGCGTCCGCTCATGGTCATGAAGTACGACGGTCATGCTGCCGTGTGCAACAGCGCAATGCTAGCACTGCTGTCGGATAAGGTGAAATCCGATCCCGGCTGCAATACCGAGACCGGATGGCTGTACCAGTCGGCGTTTTATAACGGCGTGAACGAGGCAACGGCGTATATCCCCACGATGGATATTATACGCGGTCTCTCCGGAGGCGCGGAGTACCTTGCGTCGGTCGGCATCGGGCTCGTGCACACCGTTGAGGGCGTGGGCTTTGCAAACGATCTGGATATAGACATGATAAAAATACTCGCGCCCGGCCTGCCGCAGGCGTTCCGCATATTCTTCCAGACCATGGACCTCAAGGCCGTGAAAAAGCACGGCTTCAAGCGCGTCGGCGGCTGCTTCAAGCTTGCCCTCGACGGCTGCTTCGGCTCAGAGGACGCGGCGCTCAAGGAGCCGTACGCGAACAATCCGAACAACTACGGCGTTTTGAATTATCCGCAGGAGCGCGTGAACGAGTTCGCCATCGGCGCAAACCGCGAGGGCTGGCAGATAACCATGCACGCCATAGGCGATGCGGCGGTGGAGCAGTGCATAACGGCATATGAGGCGGCTTATGCCGATAAGCCGTGGGACGATGCGCGCCATGTGATGATCCATGTCTGCCTTGCAAGCGAGGAGCAGCTAAAGCGCGCGGCAAAGATAAAGCTGTGCATAGCCGCGCAGTCGCCGTTTATATATTGGAAGCAGGAGCCGGACGAGTATCTGTGCTCGGTGCTCGGCAGAGAGCGCACTGACAGACTAAACGCGCTGGGAACGATGCACCGCCTCGGGCTTATCGTAGGCGACGGCTCCGACGGACCGTGCACGCGTCCAAAGCCCCTGTACGGTATGGCGTGCTCCGTAAATCATCCCAATCCGGACGAGCGCATATCGCGTCTCGACGCGCTGCGCATGATAACGGCAAATCCCGCGTATATGAGCCATGAGGAGAATAAACGCGGCACGCTTGCACCCGGTATGATTGCCGATTTCGTCGTTCTCGGCGATGATCCGCTCACCGCGGAGGATATAGCGGGCATCGAGGTCAAGGCACTCTATCTGCACGGCAAGAAGCATGTTGCAAAAAAGATAGGCGTCGCCGGACTTCTGGCTCGGGCGATCATAAAACGGATCACCCAAAGAGAATACATATAA
- a CDS encoding 2-oxoacid:acceptor oxidoreductase family protein codes for MMVEMICAGFGGQGVLTTGLILAEAGMKLGMNVLWYPSYGSEMRGGTANCTIKFSDKEIASPCAKKIDILMAMNAPAIDKFESSLRPGGLLLVNSSLVHEREYRDDIKVVKVPMTEIAAEHENPKGANIVMMGAMAANSDLFTEDDLERLTNEFFEKKGKINPKNSLCFRAGTQIH; via the coding sequence ATGATGGTAGAAATGATTTGCGCCGGATTCGGCGGCCAGGGTGTCCTGACCACCGGTCTGATCCTGGCAGAGGCCGGCATGAAGCTCGGCATGAACGTGCTGTGGTATCCGTCCTACGGCTCCGAGATGCGCGGCGGCACGGCCAACTGCACCATAAAGTTCTCCGACAAGGAGATCGCCAGCCCCTGCGCCAAGAAGATCGACATCCTCATGGCCATGAACGCGCCGGCGATCGACAAGTTCGAGAGCAGCCTGCGCCCGGGCGGCCTGCTGCTGGTCAACAGCTCGCTCGTGCACGAGCGCGAATACCGCGACGACATCAAGGTCGTCAAGGTCCCCATGACCGAGATCGCCGCGGAGCATGAAAACCCGAAGGGCGCCAACATCGTCATGATGGGCGCCATGGCGGCCAACTCCGATCTGTTCACCGAGGACGATCTGGAGCGCCTGACCAACGAGTTCTTCGAGAAGAAGGGCAAGATCAACCCGAAAAACAGCCTCTGCTTCCGCGCCGGCACGCAGATCCACTAA
- a CDS encoding C-terminal binding protein, which yields MKIVLAEVPYTKDRDISVEKSCVPEGAELTMAVFDEHAENNDAFYAAIKDADIIIDGYVHFGKKEIDAMDHCKVISFQSTGYNEADLDYAKEKGIAVCSILDYCTQETAESAMALMLNLQRGIRQYDRSVQQDHVWDYQVVPHLKRIAGQVMGIAGLGRIGQSVARKAQAFDMEVIAYDPFLPPAIAENLGVKLVDFDTLLAESDVLSLHMNLTEENYHMFNKEAFMKCKKHPIIVNEGRGPLICDEDLVWALDNGYIRGAALDMVESEDPDLDTCPLVGRDDVLLTPHSGYYSDTSNYLVAKLSMDNALYYVNGEYDKVKSIRNGVNA from the coding sequence ATGAAAATCGTTCTGGCAGAAGTGCCCTACACCAAAGACAGAGACATCAGCGTGGAAAAGTCCTGCGTGCCGGAAGGCGCGGAGCTGACCATGGCCGTGTTCGACGAGCACGCTGAGAATAACGATGCGTTCTACGCCGCGATCAAGGACGCCGACATCATCATCGACGGCTACGTCCACTTCGGCAAGAAGGAGATCGACGCCATGGATCACTGCAAGGTCATCTCCTTCCAGTCCACCGGCTACAACGAGGCCGACCTCGACTACGCGAAGGAAAAGGGCATCGCCGTCTGCTCCATCCTCGACTACTGCACGCAGGAGACCGCCGAGAGCGCCATGGCCCTCATGCTCAACCTCCAGCGCGGCATCCGCCAGTATGACCGCAGCGTCCAGCAGGATCACGTCTGGGATTACCAGGTCGTGCCGCACCTCAAGCGCATCGCCGGTCAGGTCATGGGCATCGCCGGTCTCGGCCGCATCGGCCAGTCCGTCGCGCGCAAGGCGCAGGCGTTCGACATGGAGGTCATTGCCTACGACCCGTTCCTGCCGCCTGCCATTGCCGAGAACCTCGGCGTCAAGCTCGTCGATTTCGACACGCTGCTGGCCGAGTCCGACGTGCTGAGCCTGCACATGAACCTCACCGAGGAGAACTACCACATGTTCAACAAGGAAGCGTTCATGAAGTGCAAAAAGCACCCCATCATCGTCAACGAAGGCCGCGGCCCGCTGATCTGTGACGAGGATCTCGTCTGGGCGCTCGACAACGGCTACATCCGCGGCGCCGCGCTCGACATGGTCGAGAGCGAGGATCCGGATCTGGACACCTGCCCGCTCGTCGGCCGCGACGACGTGCTGCTCACCCCGCACAGCGGCTACTACTCCGACACGTCCAACTATCTCGTCGCAAAGCTGTCCATGGACAACGCCCTGTACTACGTCAACGGCGAGTACGACAAGGTCAAGTCCATCCGCAACGGCGTCAACGCCTGA
- a CDS encoding pyridoxamine 5'-phosphate oxidase family protein yields the protein MLNENVKKLLKENMWDLATCSAGVPNAVPVAFKDVTDDGKLVVGDVFLDTTLRNLAANDGRIAIFVYDAKTLEGYQIRGTAEHVADGPVVATFKAMVEQMFQGAATAKGALIITPETVVVTMPGAENKKVL from the coding sequence ATGCTCAACGAAAACGTCAAAAAACTGCTCAAGGAAAACATGTGGGACCTGGCCACCTGCAGCGCCGGTGTGCCGAATGCGGTGCCGGTCGCGTTCAAGGACGTGACGGACGACGGCAAGCTCGTCGTCGGTGACGTGTTCCTGGACACGACGCTGCGCAACCTCGCCGCGAATGACGGCCGCATCGCCATCTTCGTCTACGACGCCAAGACGCTCGAAGGCTATCAGATCCGCGGCACGGCCGAGCACGTTGCGGACGGGCCGGTCGTGGCCACGTTCAAGGCCATGGTCGAGCAGATGTTCCAGGGTGCGGCTACGGCGAAGGGCGCGCTCATCATCACACCGGAGACCGTCGTTGTCACGATGCCGGGCGCGGAGAACAAAAAGGTCTTGTAA
- a CDS encoding CoA transferase: MEQMKKMPLEGIRVVELATVVAAPTASRVLCAFGAEVIKVETKIGDEMRRAGEFEMVVCEDDKNPLFTIQNSGKRLTSIDLKNPDGKAAFLKLLETADVFLTNVRLPSLGRLGLDYETLHKAYPGLVYAHFSGFGPKGPDAAKPGFDSTAFWLRSGPMADWQVPGSFPFTPTYAFGDMATSSAFLSGILMALIGKKSTGMGTFVSTSLFASGIWCNAIGVVSHQPQFGGERPNDPLRPADPFCHFYECSDGKWIGVFDNEYRRELPKFANLFGMPEIADDPRAASLEALHETDFVVEIVTRLNAIFKTKTVAEWEAFLSENNVSCERMRTIRDVSTDEQAIANGYIQKVTFKDDLEVMMPCPPMQLTEYATRPYTSAGRLGADTDSIFHDLGYTDSEIAAMKDSGAIQ, translated from the coding sequence ATGGAGCAAATGAAGAAGATGCCCCTCGAGGGGATTCGTGTCGTGGAGCTGGCGACGGTCGTTGCCGCCCCGACCGCGTCGCGCGTGCTGTGCGCGTTCGGCGCAGAAGTCATCAAAGTGGAAACCAAGATCGGCGACGAGATGCGCCGCGCCGGTGAGTTCGAGATGGTCGTGTGCGAGGACGATAAAAACCCGCTGTTCACCATCCAGAACAGCGGCAAGCGCCTGACGAGCATCGATCTGAAAAATCCGGACGGCAAGGCCGCCTTCCTCAAGCTGCTCGAGACGGCCGACGTGTTCCTCACGAACGTCCGTCTGCCGTCGCTGGGCCGCCTCGGTCTCGATTACGAGACGCTGCACAAGGCCTACCCCGGCCTCGTGTACGCGCACTTTTCCGGCTTCGGCCCGAAGGGGCCCGACGCCGCCAAGCCCGGCTTTGACAGCACGGCGTTCTGGCTGCGCAGCGGCCCGATGGCCGACTGGCAAGTGCCCGGCTCGTTCCCGTTCACGCCCACCTACGCCTTCGGCGATATGGCCACGAGCTCGGCGTTCCTGTCCGGCATCCTCATGGCGCTCATCGGCAAGAAGAGCACCGGTATGGGCACGTTCGTGAGCACGTCGCTGTTTGCCAGCGGCATCTGGTGCAACGCCATCGGCGTCGTGTCGCACCAGCCGCAGTTCGGCGGCGAGCGCCCGAACGACCCCCTGCGCCCGGCCGACCCGTTCTGCCACTTCTACGAGTGCAGCGACGGCAAGTGGATCGGCGTGTTCGACAATGAGTACCGCCGCGAGCTGCCGAAGTTTGCAAACCTGTTCGGCATGCCGGAGATCGCCGACGATCCCCGCGCCGCCAGCCTCGAGGCGCTGCACGAGACCGACTTCGTCGTCGAGATCGTCACGCGGCTCAACGCCATTTTCAAGACCAAGACGGTCGCCGAGTGGGAAGCCTTCCTCTCGGAAAACAACGTCTCCTGCGAGCGCATGCGCACCATCCGCGACGTGAGCACCGATGAGCAGGCCATTGCCAACGGCTATATCCAGAAGGTCACCTTCAAGGACGATCTCGAGGTCATGATGCCGTGCCCGCCCATGCAGCTGACGGAGTACGCCACGCGCCCCTACACGTCCGCCGGCCGCCTCGGCGCCGATACGGACAGCATTTTCCACGATCTTGGGTATACCGATTCGGAAATTGCCGCCATGAAAGACAGCGGCGCGATCCAGTAA